From the genome of Anomalospiza imberbis isolate Cuckoo-Finch-1a 21T00152 unplaced genomic scaffold, ASM3175350v1 scaffold_447, whole genome shotgun sequence, one region includes:
- the LOC137466852 gene encoding LOW QUALITY PROTEIN: E3 ubiquitin-protein ligase BRE1A-like (The sequence of the model RefSeq protein was modified relative to this genomic sequence to represent the inferred CDS: deleted 1 base in 1 codon), which yields MLELQYELESKAAKWYATVDIGLHRVQVVSSCDLLSNGVSMDPTEYLWMSCTSGKRTSFLVSQTFPEEEQGSSSCPEESCSGEEKTPPDQDTDLGGVCRRDVTVWPHPLPPLSPPPVPTVAPPPVPTVAPPPVPTVAPPPVPTVAPPPARVPTVDAQLQVVRKLEEKEHLLQSSIGTGEKELGLRTQALVMSKRKAMDAAQLADDLKAQLELAQKQLHDFQEEIVENRATREKEMFNLKRAEEDISRLRRKLETTKKPDMVPNCDEILMEGIKDYKACLTCPCCNMRKKDAVLTRCFHVFCFECVKTRYDTRQRKCPKCNAAFGANDSHRIYIG from the exons GTCTGCACAGGGTGCAGGTGGTTTCCAGCTGTGACCTCCTGTCCAACGGAGTGTCCATGGATCCCACCG AATACTTGTGGATGTCCTGCACCTCTGGGAAGCGCACCTCCTTTTTGGTGAGCCAGaccttcccagaggaagaacagggcagctcctcctgccccgagGAGTCCTGTTCAGGTGAAGAGAAGACCCCGCCGGACCAGGACACCGATTTGG GGGGCGTCTGCCGACGTGACGTCACCGTGTGGCCCCACCCCCTGCCGCCCCTATCCCCGCCCCCTGTTCCCACagtggccccgccccctgttcccacggtggccccgccccctgttcccacggtggccccgccccctgttcccacggtggccccgccccctgcccgggtTCCCACG gtggatgcccagctgcaggttgtacgtaagctggaggagaaggaacacttactgcagagcagcattggaacgggagagaaggagctgggtCTGCGAACACAGGCCCTGGTGATGAGCAAACGCAAG gccATGGATGCAGCCCAGCTTGCAGATGATCTGAAGGCCCAGCTAGAGCTGGCTCAGAAGCAGTTacatgattttcaggaggagattGTGGAAAACAGAGCAACTAGAGAGAAGGAGATGTTCAACCTCAAAAGGGCTGAG GAAGATATTTCTAGGTTGCGCAGGAAGCTGGAGACCACAAAGAAGCCTGACATGGTT CCCAACTGTGATGAGATCCTGATGGAGGGAATCAAGGATTACAAG GCCTGCCTGACGTGCCCGTGCTGCAACATGCGCAAGAAAGACGCGGTGCTCACCAGGTGCTTCCACGTCTTCTGCTTCGAGTGTGTGAAGACGCGCTACGACACGCGGCAGCGCAAGTGCCCCAAGTGCAACGCGGCCTTCGGGGCCAACGACTCCCACAGGATCTACATCGGCTGA